From Aureibacillus halotolerans, the proteins below share one genomic window:
- the rbsK gene encoding ribokinase codes for MKRPIITVVGSINMDLVTESETFPKPGETLLGRHFSTFPGGKGANQAVAAARLGAEVRMIGCVGDDAFGKELTDTIANEQIDTDAILVQAEKTGIASICLAEGDNQIIVVPGANHALLPEHIKAHEDLIRTSDLVLVQLEIPAQTVDAAVETAHTYGVPVIVNPAPIQALSSTIRSFATYLTPNEHEAAVLKKEHNDEELHKKCIVTQGKEGVSYPAANGQQSEIPGFSVDAIDTTGAGDTFNGALAVALGHGSPLDEACVFASAAAALAVTKKGAQTGMPHLNDVTRFLKDNGTSVSFLS; via the coding sequence ATGAAACGTCCAATAATTACCGTTGTAGGTAGCATCAATATGGATTTGGTCACAGAAAGCGAGACGTTCCCTAAACCTGGAGAAACGCTCCTGGGTCGTCATTTCTCCACGTTTCCAGGCGGAAAAGGAGCGAACCAAGCTGTGGCAGCAGCACGACTTGGCGCAGAAGTACGCATGATTGGCTGTGTCGGTGATGATGCATTTGGAAAAGAATTAACAGACACGATCGCCAATGAACAAATTGATACAGATGCTATCTTAGTGCAAGCTGAAAAAACCGGCATCGCCTCCATATGCCTCGCCGAAGGAGACAATCAAATTATTGTTGTGCCAGGAGCAAACCACGCCCTCCTTCCTGAGCATATTAAAGCACATGAGGATCTTATTAGAACGAGTGATCTCGTCTTAGTTCAGCTTGAAATTCCTGCACAGACCGTTGATGCCGCTGTAGAAACAGCACATACGTATGGCGTCCCTGTTATTGTGAACCCGGCTCCGATCCAGGCGCTCTCTTCCACTATCAGAAGCTTTGCGACATACCTCACCCCCAATGAGCATGAAGCAGCAGTTCTAAAGAAAGAGCACAATGACGAAGAGCTCCATAAAAAATGCATCGTGACGCAAGGGAAAGAAGGGGTCTCCTACCCTGCTGCGAATGGGCAACAGTCGGAGATACCCGGTTTTTCCGTAGATGCGATTGACACAACCGGTGCTGGCGACACGTTCAACGGCGCGCTTGCGGTTGCACTTGGCCATGGGTCCCCGCTAGACGAGGCTTGTGTGTTTGCCAGTGCCGCAGCTGCGCTCGCAGTGACGAAAAAGGGGGCACAAACGGGAATGCCGCATCTCAACGACGTCACCCGCTTCCTAAAAGACAATGGCACCTCCGTTTCATTTTTAAGCTAA
- a CDS encoding dipeptidase: MTENVTQYLNENRERLLNKLKAFLEIPSVSTNSSNAKDVKEAAQFVESYLEEIGFTTVERIDTDGHPIVYGEWLEAEGAPTVLLYGHYDVQPADPLELWESDPFKPEVRNGRLFARGASDDKGQVFMHLAVFEAFMKTEGRLPVNVKVCIEGEEEVGSAHLYDVLDQHQDKFKADFCVISDSGMVASGQPTLLYGLKGFTGLEVTVYGPNRDLHSGLYGGAVKNPAMALSHLLASMKNEDEQVTVAGFYEDVEQLTDDERKLMNEAPGEAYETTVGVTETTPEKGFTAKEHTMARPTLEINGLFGGYQGEGTKTIIPSSATAKLTCRLVPGQDPEKIQDLLVKHLEDHTPKGTTLTITREPLSAKAYKVDPTHPLLQEAAKSYSDAFGKDAVFVRMGGSIPVVETIDQMYGIPVVLLGFGTPEDNLHSPNESFPLESYDKGNETLVRYWNAVATL; this comes from the coding sequence ATGACTGAAAACGTGACACAGTATTTAAACGAAAACAGAGAACGATTGCTGAATAAACTGAAGGCATTTTTGGAAATTCCGAGTGTGAGCACAAACTCATCGAATGCCAAAGATGTGAAGGAAGCGGCACAGTTTGTAGAAAGCTACTTAGAGGAGATTGGATTTACGACCGTCGAGCGTATAGATACGGACGGCCATCCGATCGTTTATGGCGAATGGCTTGAAGCAGAAGGAGCGCCCACCGTGCTGCTTTATGGACACTATGATGTGCAGCCTGCAGATCCGTTAGAGCTATGGGAAAGTGATCCATTTAAGCCTGAAGTTCGCAACGGCCGCTTGTTTGCTCGAGGCGCGAGCGATGACAAAGGACAGGTCTTCATGCATTTGGCCGTCTTTGAGGCGTTTATGAAAACGGAAGGCCGTCTACCGGTTAATGTGAAGGTGTGTATAGAAGGCGAAGAAGAAGTCGGTTCTGCTCATTTGTATGATGTGCTCGATCAGCATCAAGACAAATTCAAAGCGGACTTTTGTGTCATTTCCGATTCGGGCATGGTGGCATCCGGACAACCCACTTTGCTGTATGGCCTTAAAGGCTTCACTGGCTTAGAAGTCACTGTGTATGGACCGAACCGTGACTTGCACTCTGGCCTTTACGGTGGCGCGGTCAAAAACCCCGCCATGGCATTGTCTCATCTTCTAGCTTCGATGAAAAATGAAGATGAACAGGTGACCGTCGCTGGGTTTTATGAGGATGTTGAACAATTAACCGATGACGAACGCAAGCTGATGAATGAAGCGCCGGGTGAGGCTTATGAAACCACGGTCGGTGTTACTGAGACGACGCCAGAAAAAGGGTTCACAGCCAAGGAACACACGATGGCCCGTCCAACGCTAGAAATCAATGGACTGTTTGGCGGCTATCAAGGCGAAGGGACAAAAACGATTATTCCTTCTTCAGCGACCGCAAAGCTGACGTGCCGTCTTGTACCTGGTCAGGACCCTGAGAAGATTCAGGATTTACTTGTCAAGCATTTGGAAGACCATACACCAAAAGGAACGACATTAACGATTACGCGCGAGCCGTTGTCTGCCAAAGCATACAAAGTCGATCCTACCCATCCCCTGTTGCAAGAAGCAGCTAAAAGCTATAGCGACGCCTTTGGTAAAGACGCTGTTTTTGTAAGAATGGGTGGCTCCATTCCCGTCGTTGAGACGATTGACCAAATGTACGGCATTCCCGTCGTCCTTCTCGGCTTCGGCACTCCGGAGGACAACTTGCATTCGCCAAATGAAAGCTTCCCGCTTGAGAGCTATGACAAAGGGAATGAGACCCTCGTTCGTTATTGGAACGCTGTGGCTACACTTTAA
- a CDS encoding cryptochrome/photolyase family protein, translating into MSNTKDAVVAVWFRSDLRLQDHPALYHAMQYAKENDCALLFFFHVHPALSKTFTKRHDYFFRSLAAVRKTAADLKCPVHVVSGELEEAFATIQSSVKSWQAVFYNKDDVGFGKQRDEKAEAWFSKQSIKSHTFEDSHLVGPYDIEKKSGGPYLVFSSYLKAWRDIDKPVPLSIEEEELESLAWRKTTLDTEGEKVLGDLLGKCEMPWKHTGEDAARKRMRAFMNKAITGYHEKRDFPAIAGTSRLSPYLKNGVLSIRTLHHEALRVLEKTSATKQVDTYIQELAWRDFYYMVHVHHPDSKDNEIDANYRGIPWTTNEEWLDRWKTGTTGFPIVDAAMRQLEKTGWMHNRLRMVVASFLTKDLLIDWRVGERFFEESLIDYDASSNIGGWQWAASTGTDAVPYFRVFNPTRQSERFDDEGDFIRAYVPELKNVSNAHIHAPETMSEEEQQEAGCILGKDYPKPMVDHKARRHIVLDTFKQVKEKNKQEKEGEAND; encoded by the coding sequence ATGAGCAATACGAAGGATGCCGTAGTAGCGGTATGGTTTCGGAGCGATTTACGCTTGCAGGACCATCCCGCCCTTTATCATGCGATGCAGTATGCGAAGGAAAACGATTGTGCCTTGCTATTCTTTTTTCACGTGCATCCCGCCCTTTCCAAGACGTTCACGAAACGCCATGATTACTTTTTTAGGAGCTTAGCGGCGGTTCGTAAGACGGCAGCGGATCTTAAATGCCCCGTTCATGTCGTTTCAGGAGAGCTGGAAGAAGCATTTGCCACGATTCAATCAAGCGTGAAGAGCTGGCAAGCGGTGTTTTATAATAAAGACGACGTCGGGTTCGGAAAACAGCGCGATGAAAAGGCAGAAGCCTGGTTTTCAAAGCAAAGCATCAAAAGCCATACGTTTGAAGACAGTCATCTTGTCGGTCCGTACGATATTGAGAAAAAAAGCGGCGGCCCTTATCTTGTTTTTTCCTCCTATTTAAAAGCATGGAGAGATATCGACAAGCCTGTTCCTTTGTCTATTGAAGAAGAAGAGCTAGAATCGTTAGCATGGCGAAAAACGACGTTGGACACTGAAGGCGAAAAAGTGCTTGGGGATTTGCTTGGAAAATGCGAGATGCCATGGAAGCATACTGGCGAAGACGCTGCCAGGAAGCGTATGCGTGCTTTTATGAACAAAGCCATTACAGGCTACCATGAGAAGAGAGACTTTCCTGCGATAGCCGGCACAAGTCGTTTGTCTCCTTATTTGAAAAATGGCGTGCTCTCCATACGGACGCTGCACCATGAAGCCTTACGCGTTCTCGAGAAAACGTCCGCGACGAAGCAAGTGGATACGTATATTCAGGAGCTGGCATGGCGAGATTTCTATTATATGGTGCACGTGCATCATCCTGATAGCAAAGACAACGAAATTGATGCCAATTACAGGGGCATTCCTTGGACAACCAATGAGGAGTGGCTCGACCGCTGGAAGACAGGGACGACCGGGTTTCCGATTGTCGATGCAGCGATGCGGCAGCTGGAGAAAACGGGCTGGATGCACAATCGCTTGCGTATGGTCGTCGCCTCCTTTTTGACAAAGGATTTACTGATCGACTGGAGAGTGGGCGAGCGCTTCTTTGAAGAGAGCCTCATTGACTACGACGCTTCCTCCAATATTGGCGGCTGGCAATGGGCGGCTTCTACAGGGACCGACGCCGTGCCATATTTCCGCGTCTTCAATCCAACAAGACAATCCGAGCGCTTTGACGATGAGGGTGATTTTATCCGTGCTTATGTGCCAGAGCTCAAAAATGTCAGCAATGCGCATATCCACGCCCCAGAAACGATGTCTGAGGAGGAGCAGCAGGAAGCAGGGTGTATTCTCGGGAAGGATTACCCAAAGCCTATGGTGGATCATAAAGCCAGACGTCACATTGTGCTGGATACCTTTAAACAAGTAAAAGAAAAGAATAAGCAAGAGAAAGAGGGCGAAGCAAATGACTGA
- a CDS encoding LacI family DNA-binding transcriptional regulator: MKPTIYDVAKQAGVSIATVSKVLNKTGKISEKTRQNVQQVMKELNYFPSAVATALTGKKTDTIGVLIPDVSNPFFAEMSRRIEDQAGDKGISVVICSTDYSAEKEARYVQLLLRKQIDGFIVSSGFQSRDLIASLQKEKVPLVMMAQHDPELLVPTVSVDDYRGGYEAMQHLLSLGHRIVGVIGEKVHSSNLRLHGCRDACIASSCELSEDLIVRVPTTVEDGKAAAIELLQRDHRPTAIFACNDLLAIGVYHAARELHLQVPDQLSIVGFDDTILARTTVPVLTTVSQPTKAMADKLLDILLQERVPQPASPEHVLFPPTLVVGESTTSP, translated from the coding sequence ATGAAACCGACCATTTACGATGTTGCCAAACAGGCTGGTGTGTCCATCGCTACCGTGTCAAAGGTGTTGAACAAAACGGGAAAGATCAGCGAGAAAACACGTCAGAATGTGCAGCAGGTGATGAAGGAATTAAATTATTTCCCTAGCGCCGTTGCGACAGCGTTGACAGGAAAAAAAACCGATACGATCGGTGTATTGATCCCAGATGTGTCCAACCCTTTCTTTGCCGAGATGAGCCGCCGCATCGAGGATCAGGCAGGAGATAAGGGCATTTCTGTTGTCATATGCTCAACGGACTATTCTGCTGAAAAGGAAGCGCGCTATGTTCAGCTTTTGTTACGAAAGCAGATTGACGGCTTTATCGTGTCATCGGGTTTTCAAAGCAGGGATCTCATTGCGAGCCTGCAAAAAGAAAAAGTTCCATTGGTGATGATGGCGCAGCATGACCCCGAGCTGCTTGTTCCTACAGTCTCAGTAGATGATTATCGTGGGGGCTATGAAGCGATGCAGCACCTCTTGTCGCTAGGGCATCGCATTGTTGGTGTGATTGGCGAAAAAGTACATAGCAGCAATTTACGACTACATGGGTGTAGAGATGCCTGTATTGCTTCGTCCTGCGAGCTCTCTGAGGACTTGATTGTTCGGGTGCCTACAACGGTTGAGGATGGAAAAGCTGCCGCCATCGAGCTATTGCAAAGAGACCATCGTCCGACCGCGATCTTTGCTTGTAATGATTTGCTGGCAATTGGTGTTTATCATGCAGCTCGGGAGCTTCATCTGCAAGTTCCAGATCAGCTGTCCATTGTCGGCTTTGACGATACGATTCTCGCACGTACGACGGTTCCAGTGTTAACCACAGTTTCCCAGCCAACGAAGGCCATGGCGGACAAGCTTCTTGACATCCTTCTGCAAGAGCGCGTTCCACAGCCTGCGTCGCCCGAGCATGTGCTTTTTCCACCAACGCTCGTCGTCGGTGAATCAACCACCTCACCATAA
- a CDS encoding ABC transporter permease — MLFKVSLSSFKKLWKDYLVLLFGLIVSISIFYMFMTLAMNRDFLQANSLINSIMFVFIVGAVILSLITIVYIFYAISFILTLRQKELGMYMMLGAKKSKVTRLIFFETMSLGVIAIALGIVLGIGLAMVVADMMMQQIGLSSEGFYPLYVPSMLITFVFYITLFFLTALMNAGRVASKSVLALLQANQIQERTIKAGAKTIFAAFLGLVFLLMGYTSLVLTEQLREIGVLVSTFATTAGTYLLFMSLFPLLVNGLKKNRVLNEKGLNAFTLAQLRFRAASLTRVLGTVAMLIALGLGALAGGLAFYHNIVQQSGMMHYHDVIIHDPVDADEQALNQMQPEEQARYRYKMTEDAVYLAKEELVQQPPKYLEFFKQSEPPRVVTPSEPLTEAVYTAFEGEETHALLPRDWLAAIQIELNLGYEMVGGRNLFVVEHFAEAPGDEHQIVIAHVDNYLQYEPLLLEIEKRQMALVQENVEYGMEFTGTAYGAHLNLKVNTGGTIFMGFFLGVAFLLMMASVLMFKLLSSGPQDKQRYEMLRKIGVSEERLSASIYKELFPIFAFPGLVGILHVIVGMNLFQFIVFDPYEKLWIPIAIFMVIYGLYYYFTVMLYKRIVLPKEA, encoded by the coding sequence ATGTTATTTAAGGTGTCCCTGTCGAGCTTTAAGAAGCTTTGGAAGGACTATCTCGTTCTGTTGTTCGGCCTCATCGTATCGATCTCGATCTTTTATATGTTTATGACACTTGCCATGAATCGAGATTTTCTTCAGGCCAATTCGCTGATTAATTCAATTATGTTCGTATTTATCGTCGGGGCGGTCATTCTCTCACTGATTACAATCGTCTATATTTTTTACGCCATCTCGTTTATTTTGACGTTGCGTCAGAAAGAGCTTGGCATGTATATGATGCTTGGAGCGAAAAAAAGCAAAGTGACAAGGCTGATTTTCTTTGAAACAATGAGCTTAGGTGTCATCGCGATTGCTCTCGGCATCGTACTAGGGATTGGCTTGGCAATGGTTGTTGCAGACATGATGATGCAGCAAATCGGACTCTCCTCTGAAGGATTTTATCCATTGTACGTCCCTTCAATGCTAATCACCTTTGTCTTTTACATCACCCTGTTCTTTTTAACGGCATTAATGAACGCTGGTCGGGTGGCTTCAAAAAGCGTACTCGCTCTGCTACAGGCGAACCAGATTCAAGAACGAACGATCAAAGCAGGGGCAAAAACGATCTTTGCTGCGTTTTTGGGGCTCGTGTTCCTCCTGATGGGGTACACATCGCTTGTGTTGACAGAACAATTGCGCGAAATCGGTGTTCTGGTCAGCACCTTTGCGACGACGGCAGGAACGTATCTATTATTTATGTCGCTTTTTCCACTTCTCGTCAATGGATTAAAGAAAAACCGCGTACTAAATGAAAAGGGGCTAAACGCGTTCACGCTTGCCCAGCTTCGGTTTCGAGCGGCAAGTTTGACGCGTGTTTTAGGCACCGTCGCAATGCTAATTGCGTTAGGCCTTGGTGCACTTGCAGGAGGGCTGGCGTTTTATCATAACATCGTGCAGCAATCAGGCATGATGCATTATCATGACGTCATCATTCACGACCCGGTGGATGCAGATGAACAGGCATTAAATCAAATGCAGCCGGAGGAGCAAGCACGATACCGGTACAAAATGACCGAGGATGCAGTGTACTTGGCCAAGGAGGAACTTGTCCAGCAACCACCTAAGTACCTCGAATTCTTTAAGCAATCGGAGCCGCCTCGTGTTGTCACACCTTCAGAGCCATTAACCGAAGCAGTGTATACGGCGTTTGAGGGTGAAGAAACTCACGCCCTTTTACCAAGGGACTGGCTTGCTGCGATACAGATAGAATTAAACCTGGGCTACGAAATGGTTGGCGGCAGAAATTTGTTTGTTGTCGAGCATTTCGCCGAAGCGCCGGGAGATGAACATCAAATCGTCATTGCCCATGTGGACAATTATCTGCAATACGAGCCGCTGCTCTTAGAGATTGAGAAGCGTCAAATGGCATTGGTTCAGGAGAATGTCGAGTACGGAATGGAGTTTACTGGCACTGCCTACGGGGCCCACCTAAACTTAAAGGTGAATACGGGGGGAACGATCTTTATGGGCTTCTTTCTCGGCGTCGCCTTCCTTTTGATGATGGCAAGTGTGCTTATGTTCAAGCTGCTCTCAAGTGGCCCACAGGATAAGCAACGCTACGAGATGCTTCGGAAAATTGGTGTTTCCGAAGAACGGCTGTCTGCGTCCATTTACAAGGAGCTCTTCCCGATTTTTGCTTTTCCAGGACTCGTCGGCATTTTGCACGTCATCGTCGGAATGAACCTCTTTCAATTTATTGTGTTTGATCCATACGAGAAGTTATGGATTCCGATAGCCATTTTTATGGTGATTTACGGTCTTTATTATTATTTCACTGTTATGTTGTACAAACGAATTGTTCTACCGAAAGAAGCATAG
- a CDS encoding ABC transporter ATP-binding protein — protein MKTPVLEVTNVEKTYGRARESQFHALKGISFYMEEGEFVGIMGPSGSGKTTLLNTISTLDSPSGGSIKVSGTEITQMKQGQLAKFRSEKLGFIFQDFNLLENLNLYENIALPLSLQGKKGKHIRSQVHMVAEKLGIEDLLEKYPVAVSGGQKQRAAAARAIVHNPSMLLADEPTGALDTKSAKSLLDAMKALNEQHQVSIMMVTHDPFTASYCQRVLFIQDGQLYKTLERTASRQHFYQTILDVLSDLGASRQID, from the coding sequence TTGAAGACTCCTGTTTTAGAAGTGACAAATGTAGAAAAAACGTACGGACGGGCGAGGGAAAGTCAGTTTCATGCTTTGAAGGGCATTTCGTTTTACATGGAGGAAGGCGAATTTGTAGGCATCATGGGGCCATCGGGTTCGGGCAAAACGACGCTGCTGAATACGATTTCGACGCTAGATTCGCCATCAGGCGGTTCAATAAAAGTATCAGGCACCGAGATTACACAAATGAAGCAAGGGCAGCTTGCCAAGTTCCGCTCTGAGAAGCTAGGGTTTATCTTTCAAGATTTTAATCTGCTTGAAAATCTCAACCTGTATGAAAACATTGCCCTGCCTTTATCGCTCCAAGGGAAAAAAGGAAAGCACATTCGTTCGCAAGTCCACATGGTCGCTGAAAAGCTTGGGATTGAAGATTTGCTGGAAAAGTACCCTGTAGCGGTTTCAGGTGGACAAAAGCAGCGCGCTGCAGCGGCAAGGGCAATCGTGCACAATCCGTCGATGTTGCTTGCCGATGAGCCAACAGGTGCACTTGATACGAAGAGCGCAAAGAGCCTGCTTGATGCGATGAAGGCATTAAACGAGCAGCACCAAGTATCGATTATGATGGTCACACACGATCCGTTTACGGCAAGTTATTGTCAGCGAGTGCTGTTTATTCAAGATGGTCAATTGTACAAGACGCTGGAACGAACAGCGTCACGTCAACACTTCTACCAAACGATTCTCGATGTGCTGTCGGATCTCGGCGCATCGCGACAGATCGACTGA
- a CDS encoding DUF5412 family protein, with protein MNGTLYTVLFLLFFVIAFIAIVLTVVTAKVFIKNLIKHRKANSIPKKLVVSTIVFVCFTGFLFYQQYYNLEYLPAGHYNGTFVSPEGTYEVRTYYMTVLYGEHATAILYEKESNKQKTIYFNDCDHRPSVKWLSEHEVKVGSATLNLEENETYDFRHDPTNLCYPPTTNL; from the coding sequence ATGAACGGAACGCTTTACACTGTGTTATTTCTTCTGTTTTTTGTGATAGCTTTCATTGCTATTGTTCTCACTGTCGTAACGGCCAAAGTCTTCATAAAGAATCTCATAAAACATAGAAAAGCAAATTCCATTCCTAAGAAGCTAGTGGTCTCAACAATTGTATTCGTATGCTTTACTGGGTTTTTATTCTACCAACAATATTATAATTTAGAGTATTTGCCTGCGGGTCATTACAATGGAACCTTTGTCTCCCCTGAAGGTACTTACGAAGTTCGAACCTACTATATGACAGTGCTCTACGGAGAACATGCAACAGCTATTCTGTACGAAAAAGAGTCTAACAAACAGAAAACAATCTATTTTAACGACTGTGACCATCGTCCATCTGTAAAATGGCTCTCAGAACATGAAGTGAAAGTTGGATCTGCGACATTAAACCTCGAAGAGAATGAAACTTACGATTTTAGACATGATCCTACTAATCTTTGCTACCCGCCTACAACGAATCTGTAA
- the iolE gene encoding myo-inosose-2 dehydratase, with translation MFQKNVTLGIAPIGWTNDDLPDLGGHIPFEQCVSEMALAGYTGTEIGNKYPKDPDVLREALQLRGLDVASAWFSAFLVHERDQTEADFRAHCAFLQAMGAKVVVVSEQTNSIQQMDAPLFEAKPTYTEGEWESVVSGLHSLGAIANEVGLSLVYHHHMGTCIQTAAEVDELMKRTDPSLVSLLYDTGHLVCSGEDELAVLDAHIERIKHVHLKDVRAEVIAETKSQGLAFLPAVREGIFTVPGDGSIDFTPVFERLSAARYEGWLLVEAEQDPARANPLAYAQKARQYIREKTGL, from the coding sequence ATGTTTCAAAAGAATGTTACGCTTGGCATCGCGCCGATTGGCTGGACGAATGACGACCTTCCCGACCTAGGCGGTCACATCCCGTTTGAACAATGCGTTAGTGAAATGGCGCTTGCCGGGTATACGGGCACGGAAATCGGCAACAAATACCCGAAAGACCCTGACGTGTTGAGGGAAGCTCTGCAGCTACGCGGGTTGGACGTGGCGTCCGCCTGGTTTAGCGCCTTTCTTGTCCATGAGCGAGATCAGACAGAAGCTGATTTTCGTGCCCATTGTGCCTTTCTTCAGGCAATGGGCGCAAAGGTTGTGGTCGTTTCCGAACAAACGAACAGCATTCAACAAATGGATGCCCCGCTGTTTGAGGCGAAGCCAACCTATACAGAAGGCGAATGGGAAAGTGTCGTTTCCGGTCTTCACTCGCTGGGAGCGATCGCGAACGAGGTTGGTCTGTCCCTCGTGTACCATCACCATATGGGCACCTGTATTCAAACAGCTGCTGAAGTCGATGAACTAATGAAGCGTACAGACCCGTCGCTCGTTTCCCTTTTGTACGACACTGGTCACCTCGTGTGCTCGGGAGAGGATGAGCTGGCTGTGCTTGATGCTCATATTGAGCGGATTAAGCATGTGCATCTAAAGGATGTCCGTGCCGAAGTCATTGCCGAAACAAAATCGCAAGGATTGGCATTTTTGCCCGCTGTACGTGAAGGTATCTTTACTGTGCCAGGGGATGGCAGCATTGATTTCACCCCTGTTTTTGAACGCCTATCAGCTGCCCGTTACGAAGGTTGGCTGCTCGTCGAAGCGGAGCAAGACCCCGCCAGAGCCAACCCGCTAGCTTATGCTCAAAAAGCACGTCAGTACATTCGGGAGAAAACAGGCTTGTAG
- the iolD gene encoding 3D-(3,5/4)-trihydroxycyclohexane-1,2-dione acylhydrolase (decyclizing), with protein MRMTTAQALVKFLNEQYVRQDGEEWPLFEGIMTIFGHGNVVGLGQALAEDAGHLRVYQGRNEQGMAHAAAAFSKQRARRQVMACTSSVGPGAANMVTAAATATANQIPLLLLPGDTFASRQPDPVLQQIEQTYDLSISTNDAFRPVSKYWDRVNRPEQLMTAMIQAVRVLTDQSDTGAVTIALPQDVQGEAYDFPEVFFKKRVHTLHRRSPEAEELELLLQHIKTSKQPLIICGGGVRYSRAGDTLASFARAFGIPFAETQAGKGAVESDHPLNLGGLGVTGNAAANLYAKDADLVIGLGTRLTDFTTASKSLFAEDASIVQVNLSAFHAQKLDAHQVIGDVKAVLEALEESLAAESFVADTAATVQRLKADWHSERSRLAGIAYKEGIVPEVAGHLDDALPDYVTAFGGALTQTEVLCALNEWLPTDAIVVGASGSLPGDMQRVWETKAKDGYHMEYGFSCMGYEIAGAFGAKLAAPEREVFAMVGDGSYQMLHSELVTSLQEGQKINVVLFDNAGFGCINNLQMGNGMPSFGTEFRQRQEATGQLDGDVMVVDYAKSAAGYGVDTYSVRTLEELKEAIKMVKTSSVSTLIDIKVLPKTMTDGYHSWWNVGVAEVAKEAAIEASAQERKKSLGLARPY; from the coding sequence ATGAGAATGACCACCGCACAAGCACTGGTAAAATTTCTAAACGAGCAATATGTAAGACAGGACGGAGAGGAATGGCCGCTTTTTGAAGGCATCATGACGATTTTTGGGCATGGAAACGTTGTAGGATTAGGGCAAGCACTGGCGGAAGACGCGGGGCATCTCCGCGTCTATCAAGGACGGAATGAGCAAGGCATGGCGCACGCAGCTGCGGCGTTTAGCAAGCAACGCGCACGACGTCAGGTCATGGCGTGTACGTCTTCGGTAGGTCCAGGTGCGGCGAATATGGTCACAGCTGCCGCCACCGCAACAGCCAATCAAATTCCTTTGCTCCTACTGCCTGGGGACACGTTTGCATCTCGGCAGCCAGATCCTGTGTTGCAGCAGATTGAGCAAACCTACGACCTGTCGATTTCGACGAATGATGCGTTTCGCCCTGTGAGCAAATATTGGGACCGTGTGAATCGGCCTGAACAGCTGATGACAGCAATGATTCAAGCGGTTCGCGTGTTGACGGATCAAAGCGACACAGGTGCTGTAACGATTGCGTTGCCGCAAGATGTTCAAGGAGAGGCGTATGATTTTCCAGAGGTGTTCTTTAAAAAACGTGTGCATACATTGCATCGTCGGTCACCTGAAGCAGAAGAGCTTGAGTTGCTGTTACAGCACATTAAAACCAGCAAGCAGCCACTCATCATTTGTGGAGGCGGCGTTCGATACAGCCGTGCAGGAGACACGTTGGCTTCGTTTGCTAGGGCCTTTGGCATTCCTTTTGCCGAAACACAAGCGGGCAAAGGCGCGGTAGAAAGCGACCACCCGCTAAATCTCGGTGGTCTAGGGGTCACGGGCAACGCGGCCGCCAATCTGTATGCGAAGGACGCGGACCTCGTCATCGGGCTTGGCACACGACTGACGGATTTTACGACGGCGTCGAAAAGCTTGTTTGCAGAGGATGCTTCTATTGTGCAAGTGAATCTGTCCGCTTTTCATGCGCAGAAGCTTGATGCACATCAAGTGATTGGCGATGTGAAGGCTGTGCTTGAGGCGTTGGAAGAGTCTTTGGCAGCTGAATCCTTCGTAGCGGATACCGCTGCCACAGTACAAAGGCTAAAAGCGGATTGGCACTCGGAACGGTCACGACTGGCAGGCATTGCGTACAAGGAAGGCATTGTCCCCGAAGTGGCAGGGCATTTGGATGATGCCTTGCCAGACTATGTCACAGCCTTTGGCGGTGCTTTAACGCAAACAGAGGTGCTGTGCGCCTTGAATGAATGGCTGCCTACGGACGCGATTGTTGTTGGGGCTTCTGGTAGCTTGCCAGGAGACATGCAGCGCGTATGGGAAACGAAAGCAAAGGACGGCTATCATATGGAATACGGCTTCTCCTGCATGGGCTATGAAATCGCAGGGGCTTTCGGAGCCAAGCTTGCCGCGCCAGAGCGCGAAGTGTTCGCTATGGTTGGCGATGGAAGCTACCAGATGCTACACAGTGAATTGGTAACGAGCCTGCAGGAAGGGCAGAAAATCAATGTCGTCTTGTTTGATAATGCCGGCTTTGGCTGCATCAACAACCTCCAGATGGGCAATGGCATGCCGTCCTTTGGCACAGAATTTAGACAACGCCAGGAAGCGACGGGACAGTTGGATGGCGATGTGATGGTTGTCGATTACGCCAAAAGCGCCGCAGGCTATGGAGTTGACACGTATTCAGTGAGAACGCTTGAGGAACTAAAAGAGGCAATCAAAATGGTTAAAACGTCAAGCGTCTCCACGTTAATCGACATTAAAGTACTGCCAAAAACGATGACCGATGGGTATCATTCTTGGTGGAATGTTGGCGTTGCTGAGGTCGCTAAGGAAGCCGCCATTGAAGCATCTGCTCAGGAACGGAAAAAATCACTCGGTCTCGCACGGCCGTACTAG